The nucleotide window CGCGGACCATCGGGTAGCCGGAATAATTATGAGTCAGGCTGAAGACGAGCCCGCGCGAGCGCGCCTTCTCGACCAGCGCGAGCGCGCTTTCCAAATCATTGGTCAGGGGCTTGTCGCAAATCACGTCGAGCCCGGCATCAAGCGCCATCTCGGCATAGGCCTGATGGCTGTCGTTCGGCGTCATGATCGCAACCGCATCGATGCCGTCGGGCCGCTTCGCCTCCTCGGCGATCATGGTCGCTATGTCGGCATAGCCGCGCGGCAGGCCGAGCGCCTGCGCCTCGGCAAGCGCGCGCTCCGGCTTGGACGAGAGCACGCCCGCCACCGTCTCGAAGCAATCGTCGAAGCGGGCCGCAATGCGATGGACCGGGCCGATCAGAGAGGCACCACCACCGCCGATAAGGCCGAGGCGGACGCGGCGCCCGAGAAGTTCCGTGACGGCGGCATGCATGGCGGCACCTTTCGTGGATCTCAGGGCGCTAGGATATACGGCTCTCAGCCCTTGAAAGCTGGCTCCGGCAAGCCCTGGACGCCGGGCTCGGCAACGAAGATGCCGCCGGCCAGCGGCTCGCGCTCCAGTTCCTCGGTGGTCATGCCCTCGCGCGCTGTGGTGATGTAGAGCGTCCGCAAATCCGGGCCGCCAAAGGCGCACATCGTCACGCGGCTCACGGGTAAGTGAATGATCCCGTCCATCTTGCCTTCCGGCGTGAAGCGCACCACGGCGCCGCCGACCCAGCGCGCGCTCCAGTAGCAGCCATCAGCATCGACTGCCGCGCCATCGGGCCGGCCGGGCGCCGGGCCCTTCTCCAGCCAGAGACGCTGGTTGCTGGCCATGCCGGTGCCCGGATCGTAGTCAAAGGTATAGACCCTCTCGGCCGGACTGTCGGCCCAGTACATGCGCTTGCCGTCGGGGCTGAAGGCGAGGCCGTTGGCGACGGTGACGCCGCCGGCGAGACGAACCGTGTCGCCATTAGGATCGAGCCTCCAAAGCTGTCCGGAAGACGACGTCCGCGCCACGTTCATCGAACCGGCGACAAAACGCCCCGCCGGGTCACAACGCCCATCGTTAAACCGGTGATCGGCAAGCCCCGCCTCGGGCGCGGATAATTGGGCAATCGCGCCGGTCTCGGGATCGAAAGTCCAGAAGCCCTGCTCCATGGCCATTACGAGACCGCCCGCCTCGCGCAGGGCGAAGCAGCCGACGCGGCCAGGCATCGGGAAGATGCGGTGCGCGCCGCTGGCGGGGTCGAACCGTTGCAAGCGTTTGCCCGGGATATCCGTCCACCACAGGCATTGGGTATCGACGCTCCAGACCGGGCCTTCGCCCGTTTCGGCGCGCACGTCGAGGAGGAGGTCGGCATTCAGGATCATCGATCTGCTTCCTCGATCGTCGGCGGCGTCTTCGGCTAGTGGGCGCGCCGCTGCGACATCCTGCTCAGCAAATTGGCTTCAGATCAAAACATTGTCAACAATACAGTCGATGATTTTGTAGACTATCTTGATTGCCCGTTGTTCTGTGCTAGACTGTTTTCTGGCGCAATGAAATTCGTGCGTCGCGCCTCGTGAGGAACGGTGCGGGAATTATGGCGAGAGGGGCATGGCGGTAGCGAAGGCGAAGGATGCGGTGGTTTCCGACCCCCGCACGATCACTAACAGGCTCGAAGAGGACATCGCGCTCGGGCGCATCATGCCTCGAGAGCGACTGATCGAGGAGGAGCTGGCACTTCGCTTCGGGGTCAACCGACACGTCATCCGACAGGTCCTAATGGAGCTAGAGACCATCGGCCTGATCATTCGGCAGAAGAACAAGGGCGCGACCGTGCGCGACCTGCTGCCGGAAGACGTCATCAATATCTACGCCGTGCGAGAGCTGCTGGAAGGCAAAGCGGCCGAGCTGATCCCGCTGCCGGCTCAACCCGATGTCGTCAAACATCTGAAGGATATTCAGGAGCGGCACAGCAAAGCCGCCGATGCCGGCGACCTTGCCAATGTGTTCCGCCTCAATCTGCTGTTCCACAAGACCTTCTTTGCGGCCTGCGGCAACCCTCATCTCGCCGATGCCATACAGCATTTTGCACTTAAGGCACATATCGCCCGTTCGCTCACGGTGGGTGATCCAAAGCTATTGCGGCGAGCAATCGAAGAACACGCAAAAATCGTACACTATCTAGAGACATCCGACCGGGAGAACCTTGTCAGGCTTGCAGTGGACCACATCATTCCATCGCGGGAAGCCTATCTCGAAACCTATCGACGTCGGTTCGGTGATTTCAAGACTGCGTGAGCACCAGCATAGAGGAGCCAACCGATTGCGCTTTCGGACGAAATCGCTGCGACACGTCGATAAAGACCCGTGAGATTTTATTGAATCAGGATCGGCAATGCCCAGAAAAATGCAGCTTCAACGGGGGGCAATTGGGCGCGCGAGGACGACACCGAAAACTTCTTCAAGGAAGCTCGCATAGGAAAGCTGCTCAAGCTCGCCCCGCGGCCGGGCCACCACCTGCATGCCCACCGGAAGACCCTCTGCGGTGAAGCCACACGGCATGGACAGGGCCGGCGCCGTAGTGAGCGTGATGGCATAAGCTATGGCGAGCCAGTCCATATAGGTCTCGAACTTCAGCCCCGCGCACTCCTCGACATAGGGCAGCTCGTTGGGAAACGGCGGAACAATTGCCGCCGGCGTCAGCAACAGGTCGTAATCGTCGAAGAATGCGAGCGTCCGGACGATCAGCTCGGCGCGCTTCGCATCGGCATCGATCAGCTCGGCCATGCCGAGCTTCAGCCCCTTCTCGACGTTCCAGATCATCTCCGGCTTCAGCATATGCGGATAGTCGCGCAGCTTCTGGCCGTGGCTGGCGGCGAAGAAATGGGCGCGCAGGGTCTGGAAGGTTTCATGCACGCCGGAAAAATCCGGATGCGCCTCCTCGACGATGACGCCCTCCCCAGCCAGCTTCCCGGCAGCAGCCCGGCAGATCGCGGCAACCTCCGGATCGACCGGCGTGATGCCCAGATCGGCACTGAAGGCGATCTTGCGCGGCTTGATTGGCGCAAGAGCGGCCGAGAGGAAGCTTTCGGGCAGGCGCGGCAGGGAGATCGGATCATCGGCATTCTCGCCGGCGAGCGCGTCGAGAAAGAGTGCCGCATCGGCGATATTGCGCGCCATCGGTCCTTCGGCGCCAAGCAGGCTGCCCGGCGTCGTGCCGGGATCGCGGGCGACGCGACCGGGACTCGGGCGGAAGCCGACGACGCCACAGAAGCTAGCCGGCGTCCGCAGCGAGCCGCCGAGATCGTTACGATGCGCAACCCAGGCCATCCCGGTCGCGAGCGCCACGGCAGCACCGCCTGACGAGCCGGCTGCGGAGCGGCTCCGATCCCAGGGATTATGCGTCATCCCGAAGACTTCGTTGAAGGTGTGCCCGCCTGCGCCGAATTCCGGCACGGCGGACTTACCGAAGATCACGCCACCCTCGTTCTCGACCTTCTGGACGAGAATGTTCGAGCGCTGCGGAACAGCGGACGAGGCTCCAGGCGGCGCACCAAGCCTGCGCCGAGGCTGCCGGAGCGGAGGACGCGGAGGCTTTCTATGCGGCCAATCTCGATTTCCACGAGCTGATCGCCGCCGCGAGCCATAACCGCATTCTGCAGGACGAGTTGCGGCGGCTGACGCTCAAGATCTCACCCTATCGCCGCACCATCACCTACCAGCCCGGACGGATGCACTCGTCCATCCCCGAGCACGAGCGCGTAATGGAGGCGATCGTGCGGGGCGATGGCGTGCAGGCGGCGCAGATGATGCGCTCGCATGTGACCCTGCTCGGCGAAGGGCTGTCGGACCTGCTGCATTTCCTGCGCACCTCCGGGCAGCACGGGCTGCTGACGGAGATTCCATAAAGTCCACTACCCCATATGCCGCAGCCCTCTCACCATTTGGCTGAGTTGCGCCAGGTCCGGACGTTGAGACAATGCCCGGAAGCAGACCTTGCCGCGTGATATGTCGCGGCCAAAATCGATCCCGTGAACCATTCGCGGCGCACGGTCGGACGATCGAGATCTGGCGCAACGTGGCCTCTGACTGCTTAGATCGGCATGCCAGCCGCGACATCGGTCAGCACGAGTGCGATCGGCCGAGCCTTCGCATCGAAAGTCCAGCCTTCAGACTTCCTCCTCGGCATGATCACGCTCGAATTCCCAGACCCGCTCGAAGCCGATTATCCGGGTGAACTCGCCGAAGGGGTAGAGCTCCCCTGCCCAGCCTTGCGTCGAGCCCGTCGCCTTGATCTGGGTGTAGACCGATTGCAGAGCGCTCGCCGCGGCGAGCAGCCCGGCGACCGGATAGATCGCGATCTTGTATCCGAGCCCTTCCAGCTCGGCACGGCCGAGGATCGGGGTGCGCCCGCCCTCCACCATATTGGCCAGCAGCGGCACATCGAAGGTGCGGCCGATGCGTTCCATCTCCTCGTTGGTCTCGGGCGATTCGATGAAGAGGATGTCGGCGCCGGCCTTCAGGAAGGCCTCGCCACGGCGCAGCGCCTCATCGAGGCCATGGGCCGTGCGGGCATCGGTGCGGGCGATGATCTTGAAGGCGGCGGATGACCGCGCTTGGGCGGCGACCTTGATCTTCCGGGCCGCGTCTTCCAGCGGGATGACCCGCCGCATCGGCGTATGGCCGCATTTCTTCGGGAATTCCTGATCCTCGAGCTGGATCGCCTGGGCGCCGCTCGCCTCATAGCCGCGCACGGTGTGGTCGACATTGAGCAGGCCGCCATAGCCGGTATCGCCATCGGCGATGAGAGGCGTCGCCGTGCCCTCGGCGATCTGCCGCACGCGCCCGACCATGTCGGAATAGGTCGCAAGCCCCGCATCCGGATAGCCGAGATGGGAGGCGACGACGCCAAAGCCCGTCATGTACAGCGCCTCGAAGCCGGCCCGGTCGGCGAGCTTCGCCGAGACGAGGTCGTAGACGCCGGGCGCGACGATCAGGCCGGGCTGGCGCAAGCGTTCGGACAATGTCTGGGGCATCGAGGATCCTTACGTCGGAAGGAAGGCCCCGGCCGCCGGGCAGCGGCCGGGGCGATCGCGCTCGCGAGCGCTTACGGGGCCGGGTAGGTGATCTTGGCGGCGGCCTTCTCGGCCGGCCAGACGACCTCCTGCCCGCCATCCGGCTTGTACTGCACGGCTATCATGCTCTTGTCGGTGATGAGCTGATGCTTGCCGCCCATCTCGGAGGCGGTATAGGCGACCTTGCCGTAGGGCGTGTCGAAGGTCATCGAGCCGAGATTGGCCAGGATTTTCGCCCGGTCCCAGGAGCCTGCCGCCTTGGCCGCGTCGCGCAGCGTCTGCATCGCGACATAGCCCTGGACCGCGCTCGACACGACCTCCCCGCCGCGCTTGGCCTCGGCCTTCTTCACCCATTCCGCCAGGCCGGGAGTGGTCTGCTTGGCCGACCAAAGATCGATGACAACGACGTTGTCGCCGGCCGTGCCGAGATCGGAGCGCTTCTCACCCGCGCCCTGCGTGACGAGGAGCTTGGGCTTGACGCCGAGCTGCGCGGCCTGGCGCGCGATCTGGATGTTGTCACCGGAATAGCCGATCAGGAAGAGCACATCGGGGTTGAGCCCCTTGGCGCGGTTCAGGATCGGCGAGAAATCCGGCGTGCCCGCCCGGAACGGCTCGTTCATCACGACGTCGAGCCCGGCCTCCTTGGCGTATTGCTGCGTGAACTTTGCACCGTCGGTGCCGTAGAGCTTGTCCTCATAGGCGATGGCCAGGGTCTTCACGCCGGGGATGCTCTTGAAGAAGTTCACCGCCGCCTTCTGGCGGTGATAGTCCCAGATATAGACGTGATAGTACCAGTCGTACTTGCCGAAGCCCTCCTCCAGGCGAACCGAGGAGGAGCCCGGATGGACGAAGATCGGCTCGTAGCGCTGCAGCGCGTTGAGCAGCGCGAAGTCCGATGTGCTGCCGAAGCCGCCCACGAAAGCATCGACCTTGTCCTGCGTCGCGAGCTTCGCGGCGATGGTGGCCGACGTGTTGGCCTCGCCCTTCGTGTCCTCGACGACGAGCTCGATCTTGCGCCCGAACAGGCCGCCGGCCTCGTTGATCTCATTCGTGGCGTACTGGATGCCCCAGAGGATCTGCGTTCCACCGCCGGCCAGCGCGCCGGTCAGCGGCAGTGGCACGCCGATCTTGATCGGCTGCTGTGCGGACGCCGCCGTCGTGGCGAGCGCTGCCCCGGCGAGCACGGCCCCGGCCGCAAGATGTCTAAGCCTGCTCCACATCCTCTTATCCCTCCGTGAATGGCCTGCT belongs to Bosea sp. NBC_00550 and includes:
- a CDS encoding SMP-30/gluconolactonase/LRE family protein, producing the protein MILNADLLLDVRAETGEGPVWSVDTQCLWWTDIPGKRLQRFDPASGAHRIFPMPGRVGCFALREAGGLVMAMEQGFWTFDPETGAIAQLSAPEAGLADHRFNDGRCDPAGRFVAGSMNVARTSSSGQLWRLDPNGDTVRLAGGVTVANGLAFSPDGKRMYWADSPAERVYTFDYDPGTGMASNQRLWLEKGPAPGRPDGAAVDADGCYWSARWVGGAVVRFTPEGKMDGIIHLPVSRVTMCAFGGPDLRTLYITTAREGMTTEELEREPLAGGIFVAEPGVQGLPEPAFKG
- a CDS encoding GntR family transcriptional regulator — its product is MAVAKAKDAVVSDPRTITNRLEEDIALGRIMPRERLIEEELALRFGVNRHVIRQVLMELETIGLIIRQKNKGATVRDLLPEDVINIYAVRELLEGKAAELIPLPAQPDVVKHLKDIQERHSKAADAGDLANVFRLNLLFHKTFFAACGNPHLADAIQHFALKAHIARSLTVGDPKLLRRAIEEHAKIVHYLETSDRENLVRLAVDHIIPSREAYLETYRRRFGDFKTA
- a CDS encoding amidase, whose amino-acid sequence is MIFGKSAVPEFGAGGHTFNEVFGMTHNPWDRSRSAAGSSGGAAVALATGMAWVAHRNDLGGSLRTPASFCGVVGFRPSPGRVARDPGTTPGSLLGAEGPMARNIADAALFLDALAGENADDPISLPRLPESFLSAALAPIKPRKIAFSADLGITPVDPEVAAICRAAAGKLAGEGVIVEEAHPDFSGVHETFQTLRAHFFAASHGQKLRDYPHMLKPEMIWNVEKGLKLGMAELIDADAKRAELIVRTLAFFDDYDLLLTPAAIVPPFPNELPYVEECAGLKFETYMDWLAIAYAITLTTAPALSMPCGFTAEGLPVGMQVVARPRGELEQLSYASFLEEVFGVVLARPIAPR
- a CDS encoding GntR family transcriptional regulator, with protein sequence MPARRTYRRSRHPRSRPSGRECSSAAEQRTRLQAAHQACAEAAGAEDAEAFYAANLDFHELIAAASHNRILQDELRRLTLKISPYRRTITYQPGRMHSSIPEHERVMEAIVRGDGVQAAQMMRSHVTLLGEGLSDLLHFLRTSGQHGLLTEIP
- a CDS encoding isocitrate lyase/PEP mutase family protein — its product is MPQTLSERLRQPGLIVAPGVYDLVSAKLADRAGFEALYMTGFGVVASHLGYPDAGLATYSDMVGRVRQIAEGTATPLIADGDTGYGGLLNVDHTVRGYEASGAQAIQLEDQEFPKKCGHTPMRRVIPLEDAARKIKVAAQARSSAAFKIIARTDARTAHGLDEALRRGEAFLKAGADILFIESPETNEEMERIGRTFDVPLLANMVEGGRTPILGRAELEGLGYKIAIYPVAGLLAAASALQSVYTQIKATGSTQGWAGELYPFGEFTRIIGFERVWEFERDHAEEEV
- a CDS encoding ABC transporter substrate-binding protein; its protein translation is MWSRLRHLAAGAVLAGAALATTAASAQQPIKIGVPLPLTGALAGGGTQILWGIQYATNEINEAGGLFGRKIELVVEDTKGEANTSATIAAKLATQDKVDAFVGGFGSTSDFALLNALQRYEPIFVHPGSSSVRLEEGFGKYDWYYHVYIWDYHRQKAAVNFFKSIPGVKTLAIAYEDKLYGTDGAKFTQQYAKEAGLDVVMNEPFRAGTPDFSPILNRAKGLNPDVLFLIGYSGDNIQIARQAAQLGVKPKLLVTQGAGEKRSDLGTAGDNVVVIDLWSAKQTTPGLAEWVKKAEAKRGGEVVSSAVQGYVAMQTLRDAAKAAGSWDRAKILANLGSMTFDTPYGKVAYTASEMGGKHQLITDKSMIAVQYKPDGGQEVVWPAEKAAAKITYPAP